Proteins encoded within one genomic window of Desulforegulaceae bacterium:
- the murF gene encoding UDP-N-acetylmuramoyl-tripeptide--D-alanyl-D-alanine ligase: MGTKDFIIKNLDTLALACEGKIIKRGSLSFSGKLLTDSRRLSDNSFFIAIKGDKFNGHDFVLKAVNQNISGVIIENSEIKLAENINQASVISVENSIKALGKVANFKRKKSGIKVFGITGSVGKTSTREILKSILSQKFQVHGPAKNFNNHIGVPLTILEINKNHEFAVIEMGMSSKGEIEYLSKIAEPNFAIITKLAPAHIEFFENFEEIAREKATITKGMKKNSFIIINEDDEILEKHIKNMKILKFGFNEKSNLFISDFEIGNSSSKALFNLNFSGKKESFQVNLNIPGKTMLKNAAGAALAGFISGMNSKEIAKGIAMYSGTKGRFFKIHDPGKNIFIIDDTYNANPESLKASAKDFTLIKNGSRGFAVIGDMLELGKQSKDYHFKAGETLGELELDGIFVYGDFADSLIAGAKNKTSKKTILYKGNHKQISDELLKTIKPGDFILVKGSRGSKMETIIENLTNKTE, from the coding sequence ATGGGAACTAAAGATTTTATAATAAAAAATCTGGACACTCTTGCTCTTGCCTGTGAAGGTAAAATTATCAAAAGAGGAAGCCTGTCTTTTTCGGGAAAGCTTTTAACAGATTCAAGAAGACTCTCTGACAACTCTTTTTTTATTGCAATAAAAGGAGATAAGTTCAATGGCCATGATTTTGTTTTAAAAGCTGTTAACCAAAACATCTCCGGTGTAATAATAGAAAATTCAGAAATTAAGCTTGCGGAAAATATAAATCAAGCTTCAGTTATTTCAGTTGAAAATTCAATTAAAGCCCTTGGAAAAGTCGCAAATTTCAAAAGAAAAAAATCTGGGATTAAAGTTTTTGGAATAACAGGCTCTGTTGGAAAAACATCCACCAGGGAAATTCTAAAATCAATACTTAGTCAAAAATTTCAGGTTCACGGCCCTGCCAAAAACTTTAACAATCACATTGGAGTTCCCCTCACAATTCTTGAGATAAATAAAAACCACGAGTTTGCAGTAATTGAAATGGGAATGAGTTCCAAAGGAGAAATAGAATATCTTTCAAAAATTGCCGAGCCAAACTTTGCAATAATAACAAAACTTGCTCCTGCCCATATTGAATTTTTTGAAAATTTTGAAGAAATTGCCAGGGAAAAAGCAACTATAACAAAAGGAATGAAAAAAAACTCATTCATAATTATAAACGAAGATGATGAAATCCTTGAAAAACATATAAAAAATATGAAGATTTTAAAATTTGGATTCAATGAAAAATCCAATCTTTTTATTTCAGATTTTGAAATTGGGAATTCCTCTTCCAAAGCATTGTTTAATCTTAATTTTTCAGGTAAAAAAGAAAGTTTTCAAGTAAATTTAAATATACCTGGAAAAACTATGTTAAAAAATGCAGCTGGAGCAGCCCTGGCTGGATTTATTTCAGGAATGAACTCAAAGGAAATTGCAAAGGGAATTGCAATGTATTCAGGAACTAAGGGACGTTTTTTTAAAATCCATGACCCAGGAAAAAACATTTTTATTATTGATGACACTTACAATGCCAATCCAGAATCTTTAAAAGCATCTGCAAAAGATTTTACTCTAATAAAAAATGGCAGCAGAGGATTTGCAGTTATTGGTGATATGCTTGAGCTTGGAAAACAATCTAAAGATTACCATTTTAAAGCTGGAGAAACTCTTGGAGAACTTGAGCTTGACGGAATTTTTGTATACGGAGACTTTGCCGACAGCCTGATTGCCGGTGCCAAAAACAAAACCAGTAAAAAAACAATCCTTTACAAAGGAAATCATAAGCAAATATCAGATGAACTTTTAAAAACTATTAAGCCAGGAGATTTTATTCTGGTTAAAGGCTCAAGGGGTTCTAAAATGGAAACTATAATTGAAAATCTGACAAATAAAACGGAGTAA
- a CDS encoding UDP-N-acetylmuramoyl-L-alanyl-D-glutamate--2,6-diaminopimelate ligase translates to MKSDKLINSNPPFKIKEAPVVFPKISGIAFDSRAVLKGDLFIAVKGFSFDGHKYIAEAEKKGAALIVCQSKQSGIKVPQLVVSDSRRALSFFSALYYGFPSIGINIIGVTGTNGKTTTCALIEDILKKSGKKTGIIGTIKLSYPLKDGRIYEKESLNTTPESAELQKTIYEMKKNNVTDIVMEVSSHSIALGRIDDVLFNTIVYTNLTQDHLDFHKSMEEYASVKSDFIIKNALESKKEPPFTAVNIDDQTGKLIAEELKTKNFTKLLEYSTEKKAFLQASDLKTNLKGSRGKIKFKGKTYNFSSHLFGKHNVENILAAVSACITSGISIENCINLLETSKPVRGRLEQVENTKRPYVFIDYAHTPDALENVLNSLRPLCKKRLISVFGCGGDRDIKKRPLMAEISARMAEITIITSDNPRTENQDKIISDIKAGLTNIIPEKDFLNITKNDKNIYFIEKNRQRAIEKALLISDEKDCILIAGKGHETYQIIGRKKFKFDDREVVLKKVEEIYGN, encoded by the coding sequence ATGAAGTCAGATAAACTTATTAACTCAAATCCTCCTTTTAAGATTAAAGAAGCACCCGTGGTTTTCCCAAAGATCAGCGGAATAGCCTTTGATTCAAGAGCTGTTTTAAAAGGAGACCTTTTTATCGCAGTTAAAGGTTTTTCTTTTGATGGTCATAAGTATATTGCAGAAGCTGAAAAAAAAGGAGCTGCCCTTATAGTCTGCCAATCAAAACAAAGCGGGATTAAAGTTCCTCAATTAGTGGTCTCAGATTCAAGAAGAGCACTTTCATTTTTCTCTGCACTTTATTACGGATTCCCCTCAATTGGAATAAATATAATTGGAGTGACAGGAACTAACGGAAAAACAACAACCTGTGCCCTTATTGAAGATATTTTAAAAAAGTCAGGTAAAAAAACAGGGATTATTGGGACAATAAAGCTGAGCTACCCTTTAAAAGACGGCAGAATTTATGAAAAAGAAAGTTTAAATACCACTCCTGAATCAGCTGAGCTTCAAAAAACAATTTATGAAATGAAAAAAAATAATGTCACAGATATTGTCATGGAAGTATCTTCCCATTCAATAGCACTTGGAAGAATTGACGACGTTTTATTTAATACAATTGTTTACACAAATCTTACCCAGGATCACCTTGATTTTCATAAGTCCATGGAAGAATACGCCAGTGTAAAATCTGATTTTATAATAAAAAATGCTTTAGAATCAAAAAAAGAACCCCCTTTTACTGCTGTTAATATTGATGATCAAACAGGTAAATTAATAGCAGAAGAACTCAAAACCAAAAATTTTACCAAACTATTGGAATATTCCACGGAAAAAAAAGCTTTTCTTCAGGCATCAGATTTAAAAACAAACTTGAAAGGAAGCCGGGGAAAAATTAAATTTAAAGGAAAAACATACAATTTTTCTTCTCATCTTTTTGGAAAGCATAATGTAGAAAACATTCTTGCTGCTGTTTCAGCCTGCATTACTTCAGGAATAAGTATAGAAAATTGTATAAATCTTCTTGAAACCTCAAAGCCGGTAAGAGGAAGGCTTGAGCAGGTAGAAAACACAAAACGCCCATATGTTTTTATTGATTATGCCCATACTCCCGACGCTCTTGAAAATGTTTTAAACTCTCTTCGCCCCCTTTGCAAAAAAAGGCTGATTTCAGTTTTTGGCTGCGGAGGGGACAGGGATATAAAAAAGCGCCCATTAATGGCAGAAATTTCAGCAAGAATGGCTGAAATTACCATAATAACTTCTGATAATCCAAGAACAGAAAACCAAGACAAAATAATTTCAGATATTAAAGCTGGATTAACAAATATTATTCCTGAAAAAGATTTTTTAAATATAACAAAAAACGACAAAAATATTTATTTTATTGAAAAAAACAGACAAAGAGCTATAGAAAAAGCCCTTTTAATTTCTGATGAAAAAGACTGTATTTTAATTGCTGGAAAAGGTCATGAAACCTATCAGATCATAGGCAGAAAAAAATTTAAATTTGATGACAGAGAAGTTGTACTAAAAAAGGTGGAAGAAATTTATGGGAACTAA
- a CDS encoding penicillin-binding protein 2 codes for MRIKEKKAATNSVLRIKIIKYIAYLCLFLIIGRAFVIQNFSCPALKKITLNTYSKKIEVNEKRGTIFDRNKEVLAISLDAWDLALRPEFKQNFSDYQTISEITGLKKSEVKTKFDSSSSFVYLKRKASKNEVEKIHALEKKLNLDHRLFEVIKTSKRVYPNKNLGAPIIGFTNLNQQRTGAEYTYNHLLEGSTTQIPIISAGKGNWYKNPDFNHKTNPGNDIYLTIDKNIQYIAEQALERIVTKFKAKDGKAVVINPNTGEVLAMAQYPFFNPNVYWKSDPQSWNNRNTLDAFEPGSILKIFLAAGAIDKEFCSKNSIFYCQDGKYKIGSVTIHDTKPHKWLQVSEIIKFSSNIGAVKIGELVGRESLYQILKDFGFAKKTGLDVPIETSGVLREPNLWTKVDTSNISFGHGMSASSVQLATAVSTIANKGYLLKPYLLKKITNPLGEEIFSNTKKIKKRVISEKTAIAITKMMEKTITEGTGSNAAPKGYSAAGKTGTSQKLEPNGKYSREKYISTFLGFAPADKAEIAVMVAINEPIEGYYGGIVAAPVFKEIATKTLSYMNVLPEGITIALSRGTNEVR; via the coding sequence ATGAGAATTAAAGAAAAAAAAGCAGCAACCAACTCAGTATTAAGGATAAAAATAATAAAATACATTGCTTATCTTTGCCTTTTTCTTATTATTGGAAGAGCTTTTGTTATCCAGAATTTTTCATGTCCTGCACTTAAAAAAATCACACTAAACACTTATTCAAAAAAAATAGAAGTCAATGAAAAAAGAGGAACAATATTTGATAGGAACAAAGAGGTCCTTGCAATTTCACTTGATGCCTGGGATCTTGCACTTCGCCCTGAATTCAAACAAAACTTCAGCGATTATCAAACCATTTCAGAAATTACCGGACTTAAAAAATCAGAAGTAAAGACAAAATTTGATTCAAGTTCAAGCTTTGTTTATCTAAAAAGAAAAGCATCAAAAAATGAAGTTGAAAAAATTCATGCCCTTGAAAAAAAACTTAATCTTGACCATAGACTTTTTGAAGTAATAAAAACAAGCAAAAGAGTTTATCCAAATAAAAACCTTGGAGCACCTATAATAGGATTTACAAATCTCAATCAGCAAAGAACAGGAGCAGAATACACCTATAATCATCTACTTGAGGGTTCAACAACTCAAATTCCAATCATTTCAGCAGGTAAGGGAAATTGGTATAAAAACCCCGACTTCAACCATAAAACAAACCCCGGTAATGATATTTACCTGACAATTGACAAAAACATTCAGTATATAGCCGAGCAGGCCCTTGAAAGAATTGTAACAAAATTTAAAGCAAAAGATGGAAAAGCAGTGGTAATAAATCCAAACACAGGTGAAGTCCTTGCCATGGCTCAATACCCGTTTTTCAACCCTAATGTTTACTGGAAGTCAGATCCCCAATCCTGGAACAATAGAAACACTCTTGATGCATTTGAACCAGGTTCCATTTTAAAAATTTTTCTTGCGGCAGGTGCAATTGACAAAGAATTTTGTAGCAAAAACTCCATTTTTTACTGCCAGGACGGAAAATATAAAATAGGTTCAGTTACAATTCACGATACCAAACCTCACAAATGGCTTCAGGTTTCCGAGATAATAAAATTTTCAAGTAATATTGGGGCTGTAAAAATAGGAGAACTTGTAGGAAGAGAATCCCTGTACCAAATTTTAAAAGACTTTGGGTTTGCCAAAAAAACAGGGCTTGATGTCCCCATTGAAACTTCAGGAGTTCTCCGTGAACCCAATTTATGGACAAAAGTTGACACCAGCAATATTTCCTTTGGGCATGGAATGTCTGCTTCTTCAGTTCAGCTTGCAACTGCTGTTTCAACAATAGCAAACAAAGGATATTTGCTAAAACCTTATCTTTTGAAAAAAATAACAAACCCCTTGGGAGAAGAAATATTCTCAAACACCAAAAAAATAAAAAAAAGAGTGATTTCAGAAAAAACAGCAATTGCAATCACTAAAATGATGGAAAAAACAATTACTGAAGGAACAGGTTCAAATGCTGCCCCTAAAGGATATTCAGCAGCAGGAAAAACAGGAACATCACAAAAACTTGAACCAAACGGGAAATATTCAAGGGAAAAATACATTTCAACTTTTCTTGGATTTGCCCCTGCAGATAAAGCTGAAATTGCAGTAATGGTAGCAATAAATGAACCAATTGAAGGATACTATGGAGGAATTGTAGCAGCTCCTGTTTTTAAGGAAATTGCAACAAAAACTCTTTCCTATATGAATGTTCTTCCAGAGGGAATAACAATTGCCTTAAGCCGAGGAACAAATGAAGTCAGATAA
- the rsmH gene encoding 16S rRNA (cytosine(1402)-N(4))-methyltransferase RsmH: MKYSHSSVMPEEVIEYLNINPRGVYIDCTLGGAGHSRLILEKSSPEGRLLAMDRDELAIENVKTVLFEFKNRYTVSRANFSSIKQVMIEKKINKADGILADIGVSSHHLDEAKRGFSFTKEGPLDMRMDQNSDQTAYDIINNYSTEQLFLVFKKYGEEKFASRIANRIEIKRKIKPIKTTTELAEIIKNSIPNKFSRKSKIHPATKCFMAIRIEVNNELYHLEKFLEEAPYLLKPKGRLCILTFHSLEDRIVKNKFKELEKACICPPDLPMCVCGKKKEFKIITRKPLIPTDIEISTNPRARSTKMRVLEKL, translated from the coding sequence ATGAAATATTCTCACAGCTCGGTGATGCCTGAGGAAGTAATTGAATATCTCAATATAAATCCCAGGGGAGTTTATATTGACTGCACCCTTGGAGGAGCAGGTCATTCAAGACTGATTCTTGAAAAGAGCTCACCTGAAGGCAGACTTCTTGCTATGGATAGAGATGAGCTGGCAATAGAAAATGTTAAAACAGTTCTTTTTGAATTTAAAAACAGGTACACTGTTTCAAGGGCCAATTTTTCATCGATAAAGCAAGTGATGATAGAAAAAAAAATAAATAAAGCTGATGGAATCCTTGCGGATATAGGGGTATCCTCCCACCATCTTGATGAAGCCAAAAGAGGTTTCAGCTTTACCAAAGAAGGCCCTCTTGACATGAGAATGGATCAAAACTCAGACCAAACAGCTTATGATATTATAAACAACTATTCAACAGAACAATTGTTTTTAGTTTTCAAAAAATACGGGGAAGAAAAATTTGCTTCAAGAATAGCAAACAGGATTGAAATCAAAAGGAAAATTAAGCCAATAAAAACAACAACAGAACTGGCTGAAATCATAAAGAACTCAATCCCGAATAAATTTTCGAGAAAATCCAAAATTCATCCGGCAACAAAGTGTTTTATGGCAATCCGGATTGAAGTAAACAATGAACTTTATCATCTGGAAAAATTTCTTGAAGAAGCACCTTATCTCCTAAAACCCAAAGGGAGACTTTGTATTCTTACATTCCACTCCCTTGAAGATAGAATAGTGAAAAATAAGTTTAAAGAACTTGAAAAAGCCTGCATTTGCCCACCTGATCTTCCAATGTGCGTTTGCGGCAAGAAAAAAGAGTTTAAAATTATTACAAGAAAACCTCTTATACCCACTGATATTGAAATCAGTACAAACCCAAGGGCAAGAAGTACAAAAATGAGGGTTCTTGAAAAATTATGA
- the mraZ gene encoding division/cell wall cluster transcriptional repressor MraZ, translating to MFRGSSSHKLDQKGRLSVPSRFKKDIESEETPVLYLTRMDNCIRAYPESKWIEIENNFKNQKIKTEKMRRFFRTFIGGVAECELDKQSRIIIPQSLRDYAGLEKDVVLVGVLEHFEIWSKENWQLENDKLAEDLLLEDFQEEIAELGL from the coding sequence ATGTTCCGGGGGAGTTCATCACACAAGCTTGATCAAAAAGGCAGGTTAAGTGTTCCTTCAAGATTCAAAAAAGATATTGAGTCAGAGGAAACACCTGTACTTTACCTTACGCGAATGGACAACTGCATAAGAGCTTACCCCGAGTCAAAATGGATTGAAATTGAAAACAATTTTAAAAATCAAAAAATTAAAACCGAAAAAATGCGTCGCTTTTTCAGAACATTTATAGGTGGAGTTGCAGAATGCGAACTGGACAAACAGTCCAGAATTATAATCCCCCAGTCTTTAAGAGATTATGCTGGCCTTGAAAAAGATGTGGTTCTTGTTGGGGTTTTAGAACATTTTGAAATATGGTCTAAAGAAAACTGGCAATTAGAAAATGATAAACTGGCAGAAGATCTTTTACTTGAAGACTTTCAAGAAGAGATTGCCGAGCTTGGGCTTTAA
- a CDS encoding IMP cyclohydrolase → MVKDLKEMYKRMDGDSFPSSMEVSFSDDKGRQTLFYEKVAWDIKGEAKGLRYGENPGQEAALYRLSNGNLVLGDTQIIQPGKYLASDIELLQSGKHPGKTNVTDADNALNILRYFTDSPSSVIVKHNNPCGVAKSDTLESAYTKSYFADRIAAFGGCIALNRAVDLATAQAIASQYAEVVVAPEFEEGVMDVFAKKKNLRVMQIRNIEKLQTFVGLRTIDFKSLIDGGIIAQWSFVPEILSSSDFKKAECDYKGNTYKVNREPDQRELKDMLFGWLVESGVTSNSVIYVKDEVTIGIGTGEQDRVGVAEIARDKAYKKLADRYAFEQFKTPYILLDNEDRKNEIDERVKNESGGLKGSCMISDAFFPFRDGIDVGLKEGVSAVVQPGGSMNDYQSIEACNEFNASMVFTGQRSFKH, encoded by the coding sequence ATGGTAAAAGATTTAAAAGAAATGTATAAAAGAATGGATGGTGACAGCTTTCCTTCCTCTATGGAAGTAAGTTTTTCTGATGATAAAGGCAGGCAGACCCTTTTTTATGAAAAGGTTGCCTGGGATATCAAGGGCGAAGCTAAGGGGCTTAGATATGGAGAAAACCCAGGACAGGAAGCAGCTCTTTACAGACTTTCAAATGGAAATCTTGTGCTTGGTGACACTCAAATAATTCAGCCCGGGAAATATCTTGCTTCTGATATTGAACTTCTTCAGTCTGGAAAACATCCTGGAAAAACAAATGTAACCGACGCAGACAATGCTCTTAACATTTTAAGGTACTTCACAGATTCACCTTCATCTGTAATTGTAAAACATAACAACCCTTGCGGTGTTGCAAAGTCTGACACTCTGGAATCTGCTTATACAAAGTCATATTTCGCAGACAGAATTGCAGCTTTTGGAGGATGTATAGCTCTTAATAGAGCTGTTGATCTTGCTACTGCTCAAGCCATAGCCTCCCAGTACGCTGAAGTTGTTGTTGCCCCTGAGTTTGAAGAAGGAGTAATGGATGTTTTTGCCAAAAAGAAAAATTTAAGAGTAATGCAAATAAGAAACATTGAAAAGCTTCAGACATTTGTCGGCCTTAGAACAATTGATTTTAAGAGCCTTATTGATGGTGGAATTATTGCTCAATGGTCTTTTGTTCCTGAAATTCTTTCTTCAAGTGATTTTAAAAAAGCGGAGTGCGATTACAAAGGCAATACATATAAGGTAAACAGAGAACCAGACCAAAGAGAGTTAAAGGACATGCTTTTTGGATGGCTGGTTGAAAGCGGGGTAACATCAAACTCTGTGATTTATGTAAAAGATGAGGTTACTATAGGTATAGGAACAGGAGAGCAGGACAGAGTCGGTGTAGCTGAAATTGCAAGGGACAAGGCATATAAAAAGCTTGCTGACAGGTATGCTTTTGAACAATTTAAAACCCCTTATATTCTTTTAGACAATGAAGACAGGAAAAATGAGATAGATGAAAGGGTAAAAAATGAAAGCGGCGGACTTAAAGGGTCTTGTATGATAAGTGATGCTTTTTTCCCTTTTAGGGACGGTATTGACGTAGGTCTTAAAGAAGGAGTTTCAGCAGTTGTTCAGCCCGGAGGTTCAATGAATGATTATCAGTCCATTGAAGCATGCAATGAGTTTAATGCCTCAATGGTTTTTACAGGTCAAAGAAGTTTTAAACATTGA
- a CDS encoding DnaJ domain-containing protein: MKIFLIIFGLVYFLFPFDLIRDFIPYIGYLDDLAVIVWIIYIINKKKKLNGFRSSYYNKEQSGPGAFGKKGIKNCYEILGMTESSSNEEIKKAYKELVSKYHPDKVEHLGEEFKRFAHEKFIEIKSAYEEIKKLRGL, from the coding sequence TTGAAAATATTTCTGATAATTTTCGGACTTGTTTATTTTTTATTCCCTTTTGATCTTATAAGGGATTTTATTCCCTATATCGGCTATCTTGATGATCTTGCTGTTATTGTCTGGATTATTTATATTATTAATAAAAAGAAAAAACTTAATGGTTTTCGTAGCAGTTACTACAATAAAGAACAGTCTGGGCCCGGAGCTTTTGGGAAAAAAGGAATAAAAAATTGCTATGAAATTCTTGGGATGACAGAAAGTTCTTCCAATGAAGAAATTAAAAAAGCATACAAAGAGCTGGTTTCAAAATATCATCCTGACAAAGTTGAGCATCTTGGTGAAGAATTTAAAAGATTTGCCCATGAAAAGTTTATTGAAATAAAGAGTGCATACGAAGAAATTAAAAAACTAAGAGGTTTATAA
- a CDS encoding ParA family protein: protein MVRVVFNQKGGVGKSTITCNLASVAAISGKKALVIDLDSQCNSSFYLLGKNSPEGVSVSGYYNDILYSFFTKPDPLRYIIKTDFDNLYLMAADDEMDSIMGKLESRYKMFKLREALDSLREVYDEIWIDTPPAVNFYTRSALIAADQCIVPFDCDSFSKKAVETVFRLASEIKADHNPKLEISGIVANQFQRNANFPAAILNELKEQGLPVFETLISSSVKIKESHYASKPMVFFDPKHKLSSEFISLYDECTKI, encoded by the coding sequence ATGGTAAGAGTTGTTTTCAATCAAAAGGGCGGAGTAGGTAAATCGACCATAACTTGTAACCTTGCCTCTGTTGCTGCTATTTCCGGGAAAAAAGCCCTTGTAATAGATCTTGATTCTCAGTGCAATTCAAGTTTTTATCTTCTTGGAAAAAACTCTCCTGAAGGGGTCAGTGTTTCTGGATATTATAATGATATCTTGTATTCGTTTTTCACAAAGCCCGATCCCTTGCGATATATAATAAAAACAGATTTTGATAATCTTTATTTAATGGCTGCTGATGATGAAATGGATTCTATTATGGGCAAACTTGAGTCAAGGTATAAAATGTTCAAGCTCAGAGAAGCTTTGGATAGTTTGAGGGAAGTTTACGATGAAATCTGGATTGATACTCCTCCTGCGGTTAATTTTTATACAAGATCTGCATTGATAGCAGCAGATCAATGCATTGTTCCCTTTGACTGCGATTCTTTTTCTAAAAAGGCAGTTGAAACTGTTTTTAGGCTGGCTTCTGAAATTAAGGCCGATCACAATCCAAAGCTTGAGATCAGTGGGATAGTGGCAAATCAGTTTCAGAGAAATGCAAACTTTCCCGCTGCAATTTTAAATGAATTAAAAGAGCAGGGACTTCCTGTTTTTGAAACTCTTATTTCCTCTTCTGTCAAAATAAAAGAATCGCATTATGCTTCAAAACCAATGGTTTTTTTCGACCCTAAGCATAAGCTCAGTTCAGAATTTATCTCTCTTTATGATGAATGCACCAAAATATAA
- the tsaA gene encoding tRNA (N6-threonylcarbamoyladenosine(37)-N6)-methyltransferase TrmO, with the protein MDLFSINPIGEVSSPFKTKFGLPRQPGIVLSVESKIRLFEEFSHIDFFRGLEDFSHIWILFIFHHNIVSGFNKLVRPPRLGGNKKAGVFSTRSPFRPNFIGMSAVELLDIEYGKNTILTVRGGDFADKTPVVDIKPYVKFADLINNSKSKVFDSKPEKSFDVEFSSEVKQVLKNKNKLRQQLKEVLSYDLRPGYCSEDHQDKVYGMEFENYNIKFEVKGRILYVKEMIKSLGRS; encoded by the coding sequence ATGGACTTGTTTTCCATCAATCCCATTGGTGAGGTAAGCTCTCCGTTTAAGACCAAATTCGGTCTGCCTCGCCAACCTGGCATTGTTTTGTCAGTAGAGTCAAAAATCCGACTGTTTGAAGAATTTTCCCACATTGATTTTTTTAGGGGATTGGAGGATTTTTCCCATATCTGGATACTTTTTATTTTTCATCACAATATTGTTTCGGGTTTTAATAAGCTTGTGAGGCCTCCAAGGCTGGGTGGTAATAAAAAGGCTGGAGTTTTTTCAACAAGATCTCCTTTCAGGCCTAATTTTATAGGAATGTCTGCAGTAGAACTTTTAGATATTGAATATGGTAAAAATACCATCCTGACTGTTAGGGGCGGTGATTTTGCAGACAAGACTCCTGTTGTAGATATTAAACCCTATGTGAAATTTGCTGATTTAATAAACAATTCAAAATCTAAAGTTTTTGATTCAAAGCCTGAAAAATCATTTGATGTTGAGTTTTCCAGTGAAGTAAAACAGGTTTTAAAAAATAAGAATAAACTCCGACAGCAGCTCAAAGAGGTTTTAAGTTACGACCTTAGGCCTGGTTATTGCTCCGAAGATCATCAAGATAAGGTTTATGGCATGGAATTTGAAAATTATAATATAAAATTCGAAGTCAAAGGAAGGATTCTTTACGTAAAAGAGATGATTAAATCTTTGGGGAGGTCATAA
- a CDS encoding ParM/StbA family protein, whose product MEVLGIDVGFGFTKVSNGRQSNIFQSVIGEPVDIQFKTNFGNNKFTDNLHVTIDKKSYFIGNYASKQSAVREFTLDQNRLVSDFVRILAITAAGIYAEDGITMNVVSGLPVAYLGHDNEAFAKTLQGEHMVEYHLPDGTVTRKRLNINSVQLMPQPLGSVFNILMDESGQIVNRDLAHQKIGVVDIGFKTTDFTVFDRMKYIERSSSTTDLGISRSFLAIAEKLKKESGVQLELYRLFDSVDSGHIKIKGKDYNIANLRDRVFEYAAREIVSSMDRLFADEWDMDYLVLTGGGSKALYEHIIPLVNMEILPFDSSNDLRFNNVMGYLKYGKNKWLKKPVKINPVPGKSDVDGDKERS is encoded by the coding sequence ATGGAAGTGCTAGGAATTGATGTGGGCTTTGGCTTTACAAAAGTATCCAACGGGAGGCAGAGTAATATATTTCAGTCTGTAATAGGAGAGCCGGTTGATATTCAGTTTAAAACAAATTTCGGAAATAATAAATTCACTGATAATCTTCATGTAACAATAGACAAAAAATCATATTTTATAGGTAATTATGCATCAAAACAGTCTGCTGTAAGGGAGTTTACCCTGGATCAGAATAGGCTTGTTTCAGATTTTGTAAGAATTCTTGCAATTACAGCAGCAGGTATTTACGCTGAAGACGGAATTACCATGAATGTTGTTTCAGGGCTTCCTGTTGCTTATCTTGGTCATGATAATGAAGCCTTTGCAAAAACACTTCAGGGCGAACATATGGTGGAATATCATCTGCCTGACGGTACGGTGACAAGGAAGCGTCTTAATATTAATTCAGTACAGCTTATGCCCCAGCCGCTTGGATCTGTTTTTAATATTCTTATGGATGAAAGCGGACAGATTGTTAATCGAGATCTTGCTCATCAAAAAATTGGAGTTGTTGATATAGGTTTTAAGACAACAGATTTTACTGTTTTTGACAGGATGAAATACATAGAAAGAAGTTCTTCTACAACTGATCTTGGGATTTCAAGAAGTTTTCTTGCCATAGCAGAAAAACTTAAAAAGGAAAGCGGAGTTCAATTGGAGTTATACAGGTTGTTTGATTCAGTCGATTCTGGCCATATTAAGATAAAAGGCAAAGACTATAATATAGCAAATTTAAGGGACAGGGTGTTTGAGTATGCTGCAAGGGAAATTGTAAGTTCAATGGATAGGCTTTTTGCCGATGAATGGGATATGGATTATCTTGTCCTTACAGGGGGTGGTTCCAAGGCTCTTTATGAACATATAATACCCCTTGTTAATATGGAAATTCTGCCTTTTGATTCTTCAAACGATTTAAGATTCAACAATGTAATGGGATATTTGAAGTATGGTAAAAATAAATGGTTGAAAAAACCTGTCAAAATAAATCCTGTACCAGGGAAATCAGATGTGGATGGAGACAAGGAAAGAAGCTGA